DNA from Gambusia affinis linkage group LG06, SWU_Gaff_1.0, whole genome shotgun sequence:
TGCTCCGTCTAgaatttctcccattgagtttgatttctctggtagaatttcaatcaagccaatcagcgaacagaaggcGTCACAAAcaatgatgttgattttctgacatgttcttgaattgtagtctgcctgtgtGTGTAGGGTTAATTTTTGGCAATGGCAGAAGTGAAAAAAGCTGTTAAATCCATGTTGCCCACActttcaaatattgaattaacattagaGTTGGGGTATTATTTTATAACCCTTCTCTTTTAGAAGTTGCTTAAAATTAACCCTGACTTGTCTGGTGGGCTtgttggtcttcatgatgccgtttgttcactgatgttctctaacTAACCCCTGAGATGGAGTTTCTTTCACTggattttgtttataaaaattacaaatacccTGGAGCTTTTTTTGGATTCTGGATTCCACCAAAGATCCTGTGTCAGTTTGGAAGGAATTGGGACACTTTAAGCTGTAGGGTGAATGAAGCCAACGACTGGCATTTACCAGCTCTATTTATGGCTGGCCGGGCTCCTTTCAGAGCACAGAGTCGTTTTCCTCCAAATGGCACATACTGCTGGTTGAGGGGTAAACTCTCTGTTTTTAGGAGCTGTCGGCGGTGCTTTTCCCTCAAGATGGAGTGGACTGTCTTCAGAAATTCCTTTCTGCTCTCCGGAGAGCTGAGAGAGGGAAAAGATGGGTTGAGTTATCAGTTTGTCATTGTGTTCAGAGCAGCAAAAAGGAGCAGTAGACAGGCTTAAATCTGAAGCTGAACTCCACCTCCTTCAGAAGAAAATCCTCACCTGCAGCACAGGTGAAACGTCCTCTCTGGTCTTCCTTCTGACTCTGATTTTGTGTGAACTATTTCACACATGGCAGAACTCTCACCATCTGTGGGATACAAACAATCTGCATCATTCACAAAGAAACATGGTGAGATTAAAATACAAAGCCGTATTTAGTGGATCATTTACCTGTGTTTGACATGGATCTGATTTGAAGGGCATCTGTAGGAATCATGTGACGGAATCGGAAAGGATCTTTTTCTTCCGAAGATACAGAAACTCGATGTGAGCCACCCTTAAATTAgataaacataatatttatattaaagctACTTCTAAATGTTGCTTGTATGGTTACAGAATGTATGTGCCTTTTTGTGTTAAAACttacaattttcttcttctgcttggACTCTTCTTTGCATACAAAAACCACAGCAGTTTTGAAAACTGAAAGGCGGAAGAAGATGGCAGATGTCAGTTACCTCCAAATAATCACTAATTATTGTGCAGAAAAGTTTCTCGATAACACagttaaagcattttgaacagTGAAGAACTActgcacaaaaataataaccttAAAAGTTGAGCATTTGTTCACATTGTGACATATTATgatcacatattttaatgtttgattgagattttatgtgttaGACAGGAACTTTTCAAAGTTTGTAAATCTAActtacaaaatagaaaaagtaagAGTTTCCTGACCCCTTTTactaagttatttaaaaaatggtacAATGACACAACCAGCATCAAAGCCAATATACTGGTACACTTAAGTTTGAACTGCTGttacaccaaaacaaagtagtgcaaaATTATAAGTTGGAAGGAAAAGGATAGATTTTCAAAAGTGtatcttgtgtttgttttcatcttccTTTACTCTTGTGCCCTTTTGTGTgtgctttgtatttttaatggaaatggaaatgtaGACTTCAATTTCTCTACTGTATCTGACAAATATCtattacttaaaagaaataacaatttttaaagcacattttatgtttgttcattaatttgATTTGCTTGATTATTTTCAATCCtacatatttttgcatttaaatatgtttttgttactAAATAAACCCCAAATATCGTCAGGGGGTTGCCTTTTTTTAATGGAACATAAGATTACTCATGGTTATGATCATAATGAATACTAAATGTCAAAGTAATGACAAATGTGAAATTCTGGGTTATATATTACTGTTAGCCTTTTTTAACAAAGTACCATTTTCTAGTACCTTTAATGCTGAAACAGTGtaggaaaacaaaatagattGATTAAACTGAATATCATCAGTGGCATACCAAATGTTGCCATCTGTGgttctttcttccattttcccAGAGAAATAGGCGGGTTGATCCATGTCACTGTGTTGTGAAGCAGCAAATCACCCATCGATAAATCAGCCACCTGGCAGTTGTGTGAAAATATCAACATCGTCATCtcacagggatttttttttctttttgacagaaCAAAAAGGCTGCACTTGTCCAAACCTACGTCTTTCTTTTCACTGCTTTGCTCAGTGATCAGCTGGTCAAACACTGCTCCAAACTCCTCGTGGATCTTCTGCATTTCATTGATGTGGCTGGCAACCTTGTTCATGGCCTTTATAGCAACTATGTCAagcaaaaaacatgttttgaggTAAGCTGTTGTGTCCGTTCAGGGATTCGCTTCAGTTCTGtgataaaaaggattttatatCGTCAGCAAACTTTGACATTGTCTTACCATCCAAGTGGTAGTGTTCCTCACTGTCTGGGTCTGTCAGTGAGTAGAGCTCCCTTAGCAGAAGGGGGTATTTTAGCACCCTCTGAATGGGTTTAATCAAATAGGATTCTAGGGTGGAGGAGTGCTGCTGCTTGGGGTTCCGCTCATCAAGAAAGGCCTTGAAATTAGGGTCGGTTTTGGCTgcaatgacaaaaataacattgtgTTTGCAAAAGGTTGGAAGAGATCATGCAATCCTTAGtagtgtaaataaatatttttttacatgtggtTTTGATTGGGTCAGATAAAATACTTGTATTCAAGGGATGTCAAAATATAAATTGCTAGCTTAGGTGAAGCGGGCAGTAATTATTTGGaatataatagaaaaataacgtggtcatttttaaatataagctTGAGTCCAGGACCTGCCTCGTTCATTACCCAAATAGCTACACCGAGTGCCTCGAACAGGGCTGCAGTAGGGGATACAGCTCATTAAACAGCACCCACTCTAACCGGACAAAGGCAGTCTGATGCAGGTGTGCGCACAGGAATGAGTGGAATCAAAGCAGCATAACACACAGGCTGAAGTTAGTGGTAAATTTCCGATAATCACAGATTCATGCAGGAGTAACAGATACTCCATTTTGTATGATAGGTTCAAACAGTACATGTAATTCCATTGAAAAAGTCTAATTCAATGTCAAAGACGGACATGCTGGCAGCCAGATCGTTTGTCCACAATGACTTTACATGGCAACAAGAATTTGGATGTTTGATTCTGCTTTATAGCTCCGCTTAGCAGGTGGAAAGTCATAAGCTTTAATAGTTTTTactacatttgtaaatatttaaaagcaaacttttGATTAAAACTTTGTATGGatgcaaaatatgcatttttttgttttttgttcttcattagATGTTTAACACTGtacaaaaattgaaaacaaagtaaaatcttATAACTGTATGTAAATACCATAGAACTGTGACAGTTTAACTCGGAGTTATCATATTGTGAGAATCCCATAGTTACCATGCCCAAACGTACTCCAgttcaatttagtttatttatatagcaccaaatcacaacaaatgtcatcttgagacactttacaaaaataaaaataaaataaaataaagtcaattcaGTCACGCGTACATTGCAATCAAAGAGCACATTCAGCTTGGTTAATTATCctaataagttaaaaaaatgtctcaacCTCctaaacccagcagattgcatcaagtCATGGACTTGAGAGATAGCcaagaaataataatactaataaagGCCTTGTTATCGATCCAGAGAGCACACATTTCTGCTCCTctctcagaaaaacaaaaccacaagcTTGCCAAATACAaaccattttgtattttttgtgaaaagtgaggaggaagaaaaagtaAGCATATTTGAACTGCTTTATTTTAATACCACCACCAAAACCTGCACAGCAGAAAAGCTTTTGACTCACTGAATATGAATGTGGCAAACAAAGCCATCCAGTGAAGTTAGAAAGGGAGTGGGTGTAGTAGCTTCAGAAGAGTCTGTTCAGCACTTCTAATTACATATCATACAATCTAGCCAGGCTTTTAACCTCAAGAACTTCCATCTGGAAAGTATAAGGGGGTCAGATGGACAACTGCGGCTGACAACGATAAAGAGCAGATTTATAGAGAATTGCAATACACAGCAGATGGTTAAATACACACTGTCCTTAGAGCCAAGCTGGAATGTCAACccaatgggggaaaaaaaaatgtactcacCCTTCACAAGAACCTTTGGGACCTTGGTGTGACTGGCACAAAAAGCACTGTAGATCTTAAAACGGTCCGCATAGTACAAGAAAGAGCCTCCCAAAGAAAAGAGTATTTTCTGTGAAAGAGTTCAGAGTCAGAAAAAAGTTCATAGGTCTTCTGAATGCTTGAATGCTTTATATTCCAGGATTATgtctaaaaaagaaatatttgtacCTTAAACTGATCCACActctccagcttctccagatCTGGAACCAATCTGGTTCCATCTTCCAGCGTTTTTAGGAACTCAACCTGGAATTCCACCATTTCTGGCAAATTGCCAAATAGAACATCCagctggcaaaaaaaattaaataatttccatCATCTAGTATTGTCAAATTTTTAGTACTTTGTAACAAAAACTCTAACCAACATACAACACGAATTTTAATGTTGCAAATGCATGTAAAAAATCTGTCTCTCTAATTACTATCCATCCCTCTTGTTCTACAAGGTAACACATCACATGATTATGCAACAAACCATTAATAGAATACTTCACCAGCACCGGCATCTAAAAGCCAAGCTACCTCTTAAAAGCTCATGCATGGGAAACATTTCACGTACCTCATCCTGTGTGAGGAAATTCTCTTTCTGCAGTGGGGTTAAAAATCTCCAAATGAGACAGTTGAGATCCTGCAAGGCAAGAGTTAAGTGTGTTTAGTTGTGTTCTGTCACTTATGTGGGATGCAATAGGAAATAAACTCTTGGTGATAAAAGTCAGAGAGAAATGTTGCCAGTCTTGAGGACTTGTTTTAATATGAATGAGCAAGAGACTATTATAAACCACTGTAGACAGTAACAGATTTTCTATACACCTTTGTCCCTTGTGGGGTCAGGAgtgttgctggtgcctatcttcTGTGAACCTTtcgggtgagaggtggggtacagcctggacaggtcgccagtctgtcgcagagttAATTCTATCTATAGATTTATTACCCACAGATTGATatggttaaaatgtttattaaaatactttttccttttatttttaaatttgttcctCAGAAAATCAGATTGCTATTGCTATAAGACTGAGTattgggttttcattagctatatacctttataataaaaattaacaaaaatatcacTCTGTGCAAATCATTAGGCGTTTCCcttttttaacagaattaattaaataaatgaccCTTTGGACGATATTCTAACTTACTAAAATGCATGTGTATAATAAACTTGTATACCAGCAAACCTCCAAATTAATTTGACTgcagcattcattttaaatcattaattacCACAGAAAGTCCTCTCTGGCATTTGTTCCTCTGGCTTTTAAGTCCCTATGGTGTTTTTCAGCAGCAATTaaacatacaaacataaaatgcaCCAGACTAAAGTAAATTAGAACAAATCACCAATTCCCCTTGAATCTTGTGTAAAATACAATCATTTGTAATGTGATTTCTATAGTTAGCCCATTTGTGCCCCCTGGACTGAGAATCATTAAGACAGTCTTGACATTTTCCCATTACATACCATCTCTAACCCAGTTATTCCACCGAGCCACTTTTATACCGAGCTGGAAAAGATTAGAAAATATCCAGACAAGGACACAGCTGTGTCCCCCATCACATCTCCAGGGACGCGGAGATAAATATGGAATGGTTATATAGAATAGATGATGTGAAGGCAGAACACATCTCAAGACGGATAGAATCTCTGACTGCTGCACAGGACAACATATGCACTCACAGACACCATCTGCTTGGAACGAGTCTGGTGATCGATACTGACTTTGACATAGGTGCGCTCGGTCTCCACGAGTTCACAGATCACTTTGCGGAGCTTGTCGGCATCAGACAGCTGTCGGGGAGTTGCGGTAGGCGGGAAGGGCGAGTCCGGGCTCGGCGAAGAGGACACGCACTCTGAGGGATTCATGTCATGGAGACTGCGACAGAAAGCGGCGACCTGCTCTGTACTctttaaaggaaaaaggaagaCAAAAGAGACAGGTAAGTgatcaaaaacaagcaaaagtaTAATCCAAATGTGAGGATATAAAAGGAAATATGCATGAAGCAACCAATAAACAGTGTAGGCATCACCTTCTACTTACTGATGTGCACATACTCATGACTGTGCAGAGAGTGAACCTAGAAAGAGGCAGAGAGGCAGctctaaaaaaatcttttgcacTAATTTGATCTATTTCAGTCTATCACAACTATGACTTTCCGACCTCCTTTTTTTTGCTCACTTCCCCGGGTGCTTTCTTCCTGCTGATGGATTAGTGGTGTAATGATTCAACTCTTTCACTGGATCAAAATATACACACACTGTGTGTCCACAAAGAGTATGAGTTGCCATGGTGACTCGCCCTGATGTGCATTAGACTAttattttggacaaaaataGACCCCTCTCAACAAAAGCCTACATGGCTGAACAAATAGTTACTTTGTTTGCAAAAGGCTACAGCCTCGgcagccaaacagaaaaaaattaaaacaagaaatgctAGCTTGTAACatcaatacaaacacaaaagagaacGCACAAAGAGGGTCCTTCCTTATCCATCACAACTTGATTTCATCATATTGTGGATTATCATGACACAAAAGAGATCAGCTGAGAAAATCCAGCAGAGCGGTCGGGGGCCATACAAAAGGCACAACCAGTAGGAGTACATTAAAACCCCTGAAAAGGGGGGCAAAGATGTCTCTCGCTTGTAATATGGGCAGTTTTATAGACTTGATGGAAGCAATTTATCCTGTCACACCTACAAATACCTCTGGGAAATAATAATGATATGGACTTCACACAGCTGCAAAAGATGGATGCTTCTAATCTTAATTAAGATCAAAGTTGCTCCCAGTCAGCACATCTCACAATCTCAACACCATCTCCTGTGCATAAAATGCTCGCCAAACAAAActtgacatttatttcttcaaaaggCCTGTTTCATTACATGCAATTCAATGAAGagattcatgtttgttttaaattcatcaTTCAGTTATATgtaataattgaaataaattcaaatatctTCAATGCCAGACGAGTCTGATCTCAAGCAgcttttataaattaaactgattgtCAGCATTATCTAATCAATGAGACATTTATGTGAGGCACGAAAGATGACCATTTGTTCCGCTTGAAAAATGCCCAAAAATTCTCAGATGGCTTGTACACCAACTAGGAAGTGGTAAAATGGCTGTAAATGTGTTGTCACAAATGCACTTTATAGCATATAAGTagaaaatttgctaaatttgtGGAGCAAGCATCTATCAAAAATTTCTCAACATGAAATTGTTGCTGTCTTCAATTGTGAATAAAggacaacaaaataattttcgAGTAGGTTTGAGtatttgaaaactgaaagcAGACAGAACTTCTATAGGTAATACTTACCACtgaaagcactttacactagagCCACACTCAGATATCCAGCTCTTTCTTTGCTCAAAAGCCAAAAGAGTAGAAGTGTGTCATTAAAAGTCTCCAGACTTTGGAATGGTACATTATTTCACAAAGCAGGGACATTTTTGTTTGGACCTTGGATCATTCAAGCGCaacgtttttttccccctttctgtgTTTGTGGATGTATAGCAATGGGGGAAACCATTAAGACCATTaaaaaacagtaacatttttatatcaattCTGTAATAAACAGCAAGCCATTGAAGTGAAGCCAGAACTGGAGCTAGATGTTCCTGTTTTCTAGTTCCTGATAGTTTGTCAATGATAAATTACACACAACGGACCTTTTAGGTATTGCCAAGTGTTTGAAATCCATGAGAAtttggtttaaaacaaaaagaacacattCACAAATAGATAGCATTTGgcatggcatttgacaaaatgtaatatttattccTTGTTTCACAattggttttggttttatgcttttatggtgtaaagcactttgaactgccttgttgctaaaatgtgccatataaataaaattgactaGATATTCAGCAATACTCTGAGTGTCATTGGTCTATTGAGATGCAAGCA
Protein-coding regions in this window:
- the LOC122832699 gene encoding rho guanine nucleotide exchange factor TIAM1-like isoform X2, whose translation is MSVLKWSKHRKSSADSIYDMLHLSTEQVAAFCRSLHDMNPSECVSSSPSPDSPFPPTATPRQLSDADKLRKVICELVETERTYVKDLNCLIWRFLTPLQKENFLTQDELDVLFGNLPEMVEFQVEFLKTLEDGTRLVPDLEKLESVDQFKKILFSLGGSFLYYADRFKIYSAFCASHTKVPKVLVKAKTDPNFKAFLDERNPKQQHSSTLESYLIKPIQRVLKYPLLLRELYSLTDPDSEEHYHLDVAIKAMNKVASHINEMQKIHEEFGAVFDQLITEQSSEKKDVADLSMGDLLLHNTVTWINPPISLGKWKKEPQMATFVFKTAVVFVCKEESKQKKKIGGSHRVSVSSEEKDPFRFRHMIPTDALQIRSMSNTDGESSAMCEIVHTKSESEGRPERTFHLCCSSPESRKEFLKTVHSILREKHRRQLLKTESLPLNQQYVPFGGKRLCALKGARPAINRAASAPTRTLGRRKLVRNRFTIDTDIVFDGDSEQQDLTSPQESDSVPLQQKEQQQQQSELAGDTDRWVEEQFDLEEYEDEEEMKETDILSDDDDEFCQTPRALSKETDLESPLMALSLEGAETDGSKSLLSPTVSDTPDEEKISDTERKSSVTDNSEDKNQAEKAEVWVRREPSDSSPECPT